The genomic window GACCACTTTACCCAGCTCCCCGCAATTCATCAGCACGGACCTCAAACATGGCACGCTTTCTCCCATTACAGACTTTTGGGTGCTCTGCTCACCCTGTTGAAAacagcctcctcctcttcccagtcACTTGGCATATCAGATACCCCAGATGCCCCAGCCCCCTACCATGCATGGCTGTAGTGCCCACTCCATGGGAGTTTTGACACTGTGTGCTCACAACTTCTTGCCCCTGGCATTTACCATGacctttttattctttctgcCCCAAGGCTTCTCAGGGTTAGCAACAGCAGAAGCACACTTGATAACAGGCATGCGCAACCCAAATATGTGAAGTAGTTCTATCTCCCAAGAGCAACCCTTAGCCATGATAGGGGCGATGGCAAATGGTACGTCAAGACCTTCTCCCCCTGAGAGCCATCTTACCAATACTTCACATCATCTCTCACCCCTTCACTCCATCCCTGCCACACCAGGGCACTCTCTGCACTACAAAGTGTCTTCTCCTGTCCAGTCTCAGCCTGTAACATTTTTATTGATGACTCGGGACCCAGTGTTAATGGCACTGCTTCACTGAAGCCTTTTCTGTTAACGCCAATCAAAAGTCACTATCATTTCTCCATGGGCCCTAAATAAGTGCTTTGTTTCTACTCAAATATTTTCCTATCCACTTTCTTCTACAACAAGACATCTTGATAGACTGGTAACTTTTTGAGTGAAAGGTCTTGTTTTGAGCTAAAACTTGTCctccccaaaattcatatattgaaatcctAGCCACCGGCACCTCAGAATGTGACAAATGAGAGATAAAGCCTTCTTGGGGTAACGAAGTTAAAAGGGGCTCTTTAGGATGGGCCCTAAATCAATATGACTTCATTTTCATAAGAAGAAATTTAGACACAGCATATGTAGAGAGAAGACAATGTGGAACAATGAGAAGGCAGCCACCAACAAGCCCAGGAAAGGCCTAGACCGGATCCTTCTCTCAGAGCTCCCAGGAGGAACCACACCTGCCAACATCTGACTTCTAGCTTCAGAACTTCAGAATTAGCTTCTTTTTTATgaagacatttttcttatttttgataaaaCACAGAAAAGACAGGTTTTCAGGTCTAACGTTCCGAGAGCTGACTAGAAAGTGGGTCCTGTCCCCTGGCTCGAGGCTCTGGGGTGCAGACGGTGAGAAGGTGGGTCTTGTCTCACAGCTGCACGAGGCAGGAGGTCTGTCCTCCGGCAGGGACAGGTCCCAGGGCCCCCACTGTTCTGGTCCAAGTGCCTCCAGAGATGGCCCCTCCTGGCTGTGCACCGAGCCccctgcagggctgctgggcGAGGGGGCTTCCAGCCGCCCCCGAGTCTGCCCGAGGCGTCGAGTGTctgtgcggggggtgggggggcggctaGGCCTCGGAGGAGGACCGTGGGGCTCCCCGGAGCAGATGGGCATGGTAGGTGGGGGAGCTGAGGAAGCGGGGGTAGGAGTCCCAGTGCATCAGCGTGTAGATCTGCAGCTGCGCGCCGTCGAACGTGTGTGCGGACGGCTCCTGCATCTTTCTGTTGATGCCTTCCCGCACCCGGGAATCCAGGCTGACCTTCTTCAGGGACAGGATGGACACGTAGTCCTCGTAGATGAGCCGCACCTTCTCGTCCACCACGTGCTGGTTGCCCACGGCCTTGAGCTCCTCGCAGGCCAGCCAGAAGAGCATGTTCTCCTCACTGTACTCCGTGCGCAGGAAGGCCCGGGACACGCTGCGGCCCGCAGGGATGTGCATCAGCTTGTCAAAGGACTGCGCCCAGCTCTCCACCTCCTCGGGCTCGGCGTGGCACACGTCTCgcagctgggcaggggctggattGAGGGGGCTATGGATTGAGACTTCCAGTCTGTGGTTCTTCCTTATGGCAGCCCCAGCCATCTAATACACCATATTTTTTCCTTCGTTGCTTATCAGCATCTACCACACAGCACTGCAGACATACCACACTCAATGTTTTTTTCATGTGAATTGAATTAATCACTGCATAGTATATGCCTTCCCAATTAGAATGTAAATGACTTTGGAGTCAAATTAAGTTTCAAATCTGCCACTAGCTGAGGGACATTAGGAACGAAAATCTTGAGTTGAAGATAGTGATAATAATCATCTAACTCATGGAAGTATTTTGGTAATTAAATTATGAGATACTATATGTAAGGTAtttaacataatatttatttaagatatttaaCATAGTACCACTCCATAAGTGCTAACTACTACTGCTGCCATCATTACTATTTTAAACAAGGGGTCTTTgtaaagttaatgaaaatgcatCTTATAAAAAACTATTCcagcatttcaaaaaattttgcaccaaaataaatttatcttttattctattttttcactctcttcttgaagtatccttgtgtaTGTAATAAGAATatggtgaggggctggcgctgtggcatagcagttaaagccatcacttgcagtgccagcatctcatatggttaccggtttgtatcccagctgctccacttcctatccagttctctgcaatggcctgagaaagcagtagaatatggcccaagtccttgggcctctgcacctgattgggagacccggaagatgctcctggctcctgcttcttatcagcgcagctccggccgttgcggtcaattgcggaatgaaccagcagatggaagacctctctctctctctctctaactctatcactccttctctctctgtgtaactcgttcaaatacataaataaattttaaaaaataagaatatggtgagaggccagcactgtggcatagtgggtaaagccaccaactgcagtgtcagcatcccatatgggcactggttcaagtcccggttgctccacttctgatccagctctctgctatggcctggggaaacagtggaagatagcacaagtgcttgagcccctgcacccacatgggagacccagaagaaattcctagcttctgtcttcagatgggaccagctccagccattgcagccatttgaggagtgaaccaaccaatggaagatctctctctctctctctctctctctctgcctctctgtaactctgcctttcaaataaataaatatggtgaAACAGATGGAGAAATATATAGTTCATTTTAGTGATCCATCGTAGCTAACTTATAATGTACTGTACATTTGCTTCAGCATCTTAATtataagtgaaatgaaaaacatAACATCCAAAGTTCCTCTATAGATGAATGTCCTTTCACTGTGTACTAAAATGTTTTCTGGGAAGAGTCTCAGTGTTTGATTCTCACAACCGAGATTCATTACTAAGAGATAAGTAACTGGTTAGACAAGCCAAACTGCCCGGGCAGTTCCC from Oryctolagus cuniculus chromosome 1, mOryCun1.1, whole genome shotgun sequence includes these protein-coding regions:
- the LOC100342097 gene encoding regulator of G-protein signaling 19, whose translation is MHIPAGRSVSRAFLRTEYSEENMLFWLACEELKAVGNQHVVDEKVRLIYEDYVSILSLKKVSLDSRVREGINRKMQEPSAHTFDGAQLQIYTLMHWDSYPRFLSSPTYHAHLLRGAPRSSSEA